The bacterium BMS3Abin08 region GATAAAGAAGGGAAGCAGACCGGAAACCTCATACTTGGGGAGGGACACCACACATACGATGAAAATAATGGTTGCAATCAGCTTCACCCGGGGGTCAAGCCTGTGGACAAAGGTATCCCTGTATGAAAGGGAGTCCAGGTACCCTACGTTGAAAAACCCCTTTTCAAAGCTCATATGTCTCTGTGACCGGACTTTCTTCCAAGCATTTTCAGACCGATCCCGGTAAGCGACACCAGGACAAGGACAATAACCCCGCCAACAAGACCTGAAACAGAGGTCCCCGGATCAACGGCCGGCCACTGTGAGGCCCCTTCAGTTTTCCCTGCCTTGTCCTCGGAAGGGAACCCATAATGAGGCAGAAGGGCGGTCTTTTTCTGGATCTCGGCAGCCGTTACCCTTATACCGTTCTTCCCTTCCGGCAGTTCAGGCTTCCCGTAGATCCTTTCGATAGACCATTCGAGACCATCGGGATGTGTGGATGCAAACCACGAGAGGACCCCGCCTGTAATCACTGCAAGAACCGCTATGGCTATTATAGCCTTTTTGAGTGATCCCCCTCCTCCGGTGACTGCGGTACTCTCCACGATATCAGGCTGAAGAACCCTCACGTAGTTAACGACACCGGCCGTTATAAGCCCCTCTACAACGCCGATTGCAAGGTGAAGGGGAAGCATCAGCATTACAAAGGTGCTGAAGGGAAGCTCGGAAATACCCGAGAGTTCCGTCTGAAGGACAACAGAGAACGCACCAAGCTGAAGAGCCACGACAACACTCAGTATCGCCCCTATTGTTATTCTTTTTGCAGTAGGATTATCCTTTACAATGACCCTGTAAATCAGGGGATAAGCGATAAAGCAGGGATATATCCCGAGGTTCCAGATATTACAACCAAGGGCAAGGAGCCCGCCATCGGCAAAGAAGAGCGCCTGAACGGTCAGTACCGAGGCAATTACTATAAAGGCCGGATTTGGACCAATGAGTATTGCAAGGAGCATCCCGCCCCCAATATGCCCGCTTGAGCCCGTTCCCGGTATGGTAAAATTGATCATCTGTCCCGCAAAAACAAACGCCCCGAGTACCCCCATAAGCGGAATCAATCGTTCATCAATCCTCTCCTTCAGCCTTCTTGCCGCATATACTATAAACCCGATGGTCCCTGCCCAGAATCCTCCGCCTACTGTGGGTGATAGTAAGGCATCCGCCATATGCATGGTGTAACCTCCGTAAATTTTGATTGATGTTCGTTTATCCAAATCCAGCGATAAGGAGCGCCGGATAGAGCAACCTTGATACTCTTCCGGTATTATGCCGGCAAATGTAAGGAAATATATTAAATAGTGTCCGTGTATAAACTACAGTCA contains the following coding sequences:
- the nikMN_1 gene encoding fused nickel transport protein NikMN, with amino-acid sequence MHMADALLSPTVGGGFWAGTIGFIVYAARRLKERIDERLIPLMGVLGAFVFAGQMINFTIPGTGSSGHIGGGMLLAILIGPNPAFIVIASVLTVQALFFADGGLLALGCNIWNLGIYPCFIAYPLIYRVIVKDNPTAKRITIGAILSVVVALQLGAFSVVLQTELSGISELPFSTFVMLMLPLHLAIGVVEGLITAGVVNYVRVLQPDIVESTAVTGGGGSLKKAIIAIAVLAVITGGVLSWFASTHPDGLEWSIERIYGKPELPEGKNGIRVTAAEIQKKTALLPHYGFPSEDKAGKTEGASQWPAVDPGTSVSGLVGGVIVLVLVSLTGIGLKMLGRKSGHRDI